Sequence from the Thermodesulforhabdaceae bacterium genome:
GGAGGCATTAAATACAGCGGCGACATTACAAAAGCCATCGCCTGTGGAGCTCATTCCGTAATGATCGGAAGTCTTTTTGCTGGAACAGATGAAAGCCCTGGGGAAACGATACTTTACCAGGGGCGAAGCTATAAATCCTATCGCGGCATGGGTTCTTTAGGTGCAATGAGAGATGGTAGTCGAGATAGATATGGTCAGCAGGAACTTCAGGAACTCTCCAAGCTAGTTCCTGAAGGAATCGAAGGCATGGTGCCCTATCGAGGACCATTATCCGCTGTGATACATCAACTTGTGGGTGGGCTCAAATCAGGTATGGGATACGTTGGATGTCGGACTATTGAGGAACTCAGAACCAAAGCTCGTTTTGTAAAAATAACATCTGCTGGATTGAGAGAAAGCCATGTCCACGATGTAATCATCACGAAAGAGGCACCCAATTATCAAGTTGATCTGAAGTAAAGACTCACTATGATTCTATCAGGGCACTCCCTTTGAGTGCCCTAATTACAAAGGCAGAATAGAGGAAAAAAGATGAAACTTCAGCAAATGCCCAAAGATCGCATTCTTATACTTGACTTCGGCTCCCAATACACTCAGCTAATTGCTCGCCGCATAAGAGAAAGTCACGTTTACTGTGAGATTCATCCATTTAACATGGAGCTTTCATACATCCTTGAGTTTGCCCCAAAGGGAATAGTTTTTTCGGGAGGACCGGCAAGTGTTTATGCCTCTGGAGCTCCTTTAGTATCCCCTGAAATTTATCAACTGGGCATCCCCATTTTAGGCATATGCTACGGCTTACAGCTAATGTGTGTTCAACTCGGGGGTAAGGTAGAACCTGCCGAAGAACGGGAGTATGGACATGCGTCCATTACTGTAAAGAATCCTGATGAACTTTTTTACGGTATTGAAGATACTTCCGATCTAAAAGTCTGGATGAGTCACGGGGATAGAGTTAAGGAACTACCACCTGGCTTTGAAGTTCTCGCCTATTCGGGAAACTCCCCCGCTGCAGCCGTAGCCAATCCAGCAAAACGATTCTACGGAGTTCAGTTTCATCCGGAGGTTGCTCACACTCCCTGTGGAAGAATCATCATAGAAAATTTTCTTTTCCGTATCTGCCACTGCAATCCAACATGGACAATGCAGTCCTTCATAGACGAAGTAATAAAATCAGTCCGTGAAGAAGTCGGCGACAGCCATGTGATTTGCGCTTTAAGTGGGGGTGTGGATTCATCTGTAGTTGCTGTTCTTCTTCACAAAGCAATTGGAGATCAACTGCATTGCGTGTTTGTCAATAATGGGCTTTTGCGAGCAGGCGAAGCAGAAAGTGTAAGGCGCCTTTTCGAAACATATTTTGATATTCCACTGATATATGTGGATGCTTCAAAGGAATTTTTGAAGAAGTTGCAGGGTGTAACCGATCCCGAAAAGAAAAGAAAAATCATCGGAAATCTATTTGTAGAAATATTTGAACGAGAAGCAAAAAAACTTCCTCAGGTAACCTATTTAGCTCAGGGAACTCTTTACCCTGACGTTATCGAATCGGTATCTTTCAAGGGTCCTTCGGCAACGATCAAAACTCACCACAACGTGGGGGGATTACCCGAACGGATGAACCTTAAGCTGATTGAGCCACTTCGGGAACTTTTCAAAGACGAAGTGAGGCTGCTCGGGCGAGAACTGGGGCTTCCAGAACGTATTGTAATGCGTCATCCTTTTCCGGGTCCAGGGCTTGCCATAAGAATCATCGGGGAAGTAACGGAGGAAAAGCTTCGAATT
This genomic interval carries:
- the guaA gene encoding glutamine-hydrolyzing GMP synthase, encoding MKLQQMPKDRILILDFGSQYTQLIARRIRESHVYCEIHPFNMELSYILEFAPKGIVFSGGPASVYASGAPLVSPEIYQLGIPILGICYGLQLMCVQLGGKVEPAEEREYGHASITVKNPDELFYGIEDTSDLKVWMSHGDRVKELPPGFEVLAYSGNSPAAAVANPAKRFYGVQFHPEVAHTPCGRIIIENFLFRICHCNPTWTMQSFIDEVIKSVREEVGDSHVICALSGGVDSSVVAVLLHKAIGDQLHCVFVNNGLLRAGEAESVRRLFETYFDIPLIYVDASKEFLKKLQGVTDPEKKRKIIGNLFVEIFEREAKKLPQVTYLAQGTLYPDVIESVSFKGPSATIKTHHNVGGLPERMNLKLIEPLRELFKDEVRLLGRELGLPERIVMRHPFPGPGLAIRIIGEVTEEKLRIVREADAIVLEEMEASGWYDRVWQAFAVLLPVRSVGVMGDERTYEQVIAVRIVESVDAMTADWARVPYEILARISNRIINEVRGVNRVVYDISSKPPSTIEWE